TATTTAATACCTCGCATTGCAGTTGTTACGATGCGGCACATGCGCAATAGCCCCCGGTACAAATTCAACGGccggaacaaatatatcacgacactgGTCACATAAgtgattttgttgtttgtacAGACGCATCAAGCTGCGAAAAACTGTACGAACTCGGCCACCGTAAAAATGGActgtacaatatttatttaaacggAACCACCAAGATGGAAGTATACTGTGACATGGAAAACCCCGGCGGCGGGTGGACGGTATGAAATGTATTTACTTCGTCAACAGTCCAAGTTTATCACAAAAATCCTTGTGTTTAGGTGATTCAGCGGAATATGGATAACCGAACGAATTTTGATCGAGAGTGGTTCGATTATAAAACTGGGTTTGGAAACAAGA
This genomic stretch from Ciona intestinalis unplaced genomic scaffold, KH HT001012.1, whole genome shotgun sequence harbors:
- the LOC108950801 gene encoding ficolin-2-like — its product is MKPDASSCEKLYELGHRKNGLYNIYLNGTTKMEVYCDMENPGGGWTVIQRNMDNRTNFDREWFDYKTGFGNKIGSFWIGLENIRALTKNGDQKLRIDITTCNKTKIVAEYSNFTVGPESERYKLYVCGYQHKQ